The Pseudomonas sp. LFM046 region ACCATCAACGACATCGTGCTCAACGCCGGCACTGCCTTCGAGCAGCGGCGGCCCTTCGAGATCTTCATCAACTCCAAGGGCATGGAGCACTTCCAGTGGATCGTCGCGCTCACCCGCATCATGTCGGCGGTGTTCCGCAAGGGGGGCGACTGCACCTTCCTGGTGGAGGAACTGAAGGCGGTGTTCGACCCGCGCGGCGGTTACCTCAAGCGCGGCGGCATCTACATGCCGTCACTGGTGGCCGAGATCGGCGCCGTGCTGGAGCGTCACCTGGTGGCCATCGGCTTGATGGAAGGCCAGAAGCTGGACGAGGAGCACAAGCTCTACCTCGCCGAGAAACGCGCCGCCTACGAAGCCAGCCTGGGCACCTCCACCGCCGAACCCGGCGAAGGCTTTCCCCCTGGCGCGCAGCTCTGTGGCAAGTGCAACACCCAGGCGGTGGTGCAGATGGATGGCTGCGCGACCTGCCTCAACTGCGGCCATTCGAAGTGTGGGTGAGCCGGAAACGTTGTGGGGGCGAATTCATTCGCCAAGCAGGCCGAAGGTCTGCCCCTGGGGGTTCATGGGGCAGCTGCGCTGCCCTTGGCGAATGAATTCGCCCCTACAGGCTAGTGCCCCTGGCGAAGCCTCAAAGCGCAAACGGCAACGGCAGCTCGACCCGCTGCCGCTGCGCCAACCTCACCTGGAATACGTTGGGATCGTGAATCAGCACGTCCTGCCCGGCGAAGGCGTTGGCGGCGATCAGGCGGGACAGCCAGAAGCGCACGCAGGCGATGCGCAGGGCTGTGGGCCAGAGTTCGGCTTCGGCGGCCGTAAAAGGGCGCAAGGCGGCGTAGGCACCGAGCAGCGGGCGGGCGAGGTGGGCATCCAGGCGGCCTTCCTCGTCCGAGCACCAGTCGTTCAGGCAGATCGCGAGGTCGTAGAGCATCGGCCCGGAGCAGGCGTTGTAGAAGTCGATCACCCCGGACAGGTGGGGGCCGTCGAACAGCGCGTTGTCCTTGAACAGGTCGGCGTGCAGGTTGGCCCGTGGCAGGGCGAGGAAACGTTCCTTCACCGCGCCGATTTCCTTCAGCGCATCGCGCAGCAGCGGCAGGGCGACTTCGTCCAACTGCAGGGCCAGGGCCGGGCCTTCATTGAGCATCCAGTCCAGGCCGCGATCGCTCTTGCGCTCCAGTACCCGGTCGCGGGTGGCCAGGTGCAGGCGCGCCAGGAGGGTGCCGACTTCGGCGCAGTGGTGCGCATTGGGCTGGTGCACGTGCTTGCCCGCCAGGCGCGGTTGCAGCAGCGCCGGCTTGCCCGCCAGTTCGCGCAGGGCGTCGCCGCCCTCGGTGCGCAGGGCAAAAGGGACCGGCAGGTCCGCATCGTGGAGCACATCGAGCAGTTCGATGAAGAACGGCAGGTCGTGGCTGGGCCCGCGCTCCACCAGGGTCAGCACGTATTCACCCTGCTCCAGGCTGACGAAGAAATTGCTGTTCTCGGAGCCTTCGGCAATGCCCTGGAAATCCTTCAGCCGACCCAGCCCGTAGGGGGCGAGGAAGGCTTCCAGTTCCGGACGTTCGAGCGGGGTGAATACGGACATTGGACTACCTTGTTACGGGGTTGCGTGTGCGTTACCAGCTGAAGATTTCCCAGGCTGGGATGAGCATGTCGGGATAATCCGAGCGGACGAAGTTGTTGTCGCCGTCGGCGCGGACGAGGAAGTACGGCTTGCCACCCTTGGGGGTGACCTTGATGGCATAGAGGATGCCGTTGACGCGGTATTCCTGGATGGTCTTGTCGCCTTCCTGGCGGATGGTGACGTCCGGTTCCGCGGACGGCTCGTCAGCGGCGAACGTGGCGACTGGGGTGGCTGTCAGCAGGCAGGCCAGCAAAAGGCGGTTCAGTGCGCGCATGGTAACCTTGTCCCTTCTCGTCAATGATCGGTCCATTCTACTTCGGGTCCGGTGAATAAAGGTTGAATTCGCGCATGAGCCAAGCCCCCCTCGTCCTGGTGGACGGATCCTCCTACCTGTACCGCGCCTTCCATGCCCTGCCGCCGCTGACCACGTCCGCCGGCCTGCCCACGGGTGCGGTGAAAGGCGTGCTGAACATGCTCAAGAGCCTGCGCCGACAGTACCCGGACAGCCCTTTCGCGGTGGTCTTCGATGCCAAGGGTGGCACGTTCCGCGACGAGATGTTTGCCGAGTACAAGGCCAATCGCCCCTCGATGCCGGACGAACTCCGGGTACAGGTGGAGCCCCTGCACGCCAGCGTGCGCGCCCTCGGCCTGCCGTTGCTCTGTGTGGAAGGTGTAGAAGCGGACGACGTGATCGGCACCCTGGCCCGACAAAGCGCGGCAGGCGGCCGCCCGGTGGTGATCTCCACCGGTGACAAGGACATGGCGCAATTGGTCGACGGGCACATTACGCTGGTCAATACCATGACCGGTAGCACGCTGGACGTGGATGGCGTGAAGGAGAAATTCGGTGTCGGTCCTGAACTCATCATCGACTACCTGGCGCTGATGGGAGACAAGGTGGACAACATCCCCGGCGTGCCCGGCGTCGGCGAGAAGACCGCCCTCGGCCTGCTCACCGGTGTGGGCGGCGGCCTCGATGTGCTCTACGCCAGCCTGGACAAGGTGCCGGCGCTGCCCATCCGGGGCGCC contains the following coding sequences:
- a CDS encoding DUF2782 domain-containing protein, whose product is MRALNRLLLACLLTATPVATFAADEPSAEPDVTIRQEGDKTIQEYRVNGILYAIKVTPKGGKPYFLVRADGDNNFVRSDYPDMLIPAWEIFSW
- a CDS encoding NrdJb gives rise to the protein MTIKIEKKIKGFSLVDLEQEKALKAAEEAAAVVQMDETLQRPETLVGATYKIKSPLFEHALYVTINDIVLNAGTAFEQRRPFEIFINSKGMEHFQWIVALTRIMSAVFRKGGDCTFLVEELKAVFDPRGGYLKRGGIYMPSLVAEIGAVLERHLVAIGLMEGQKLDEEHKLYLAEKRAAYEASLGTSTAEPGEGFPPGAQLCGKCNTQAVVQMDGCATCLNCGHSKCG
- a CDS encoding homoserine kinase, which produces MSVFTPLERPELEAFLAPYGLGRLKDFQGIAEGSENSNFFVSLEQGEYVLTLVERGPSHDLPFFIELLDVLHDADLPVPFALRTEGGDALRELAGKPALLQPRLAGKHVHQPNAHHCAEVGTLLARLHLATRDRVLERKSDRGLDWMLNEGPALALQLDEVALPLLRDALKEIGAVKERFLALPRANLHADLFKDNALFDGPHLSGVIDFYNACSGPMLYDLAICLNDWCSDEEGRLDAHLARPLLGAYAALRPFTAAEAELWPTALRIACVRFWLSRLIAANAFAGQDVLIHDPNVFQVRLAQRQRVELPLPFAL